One Argonema galeatum A003/A1 DNA window includes the following coding sequences:
- a CDS encoding DMT family transporter, whose product MQLHQSSGRWRLGLALSLLTVFLWGILPIALVVTLQEIDVYTVTWFRFLVAFVLLGLYLAGRQQLPPVEKLRSLPLKLLGIAIVYLAINYLLFLQGLAYTSPSHAEVLIQLAPVSMGLGGVFVFKERYTLRQWIGLGILTLGLVLFFNEQLRAFITEPTKYLLGSGMVLVAGVTWAIYALAQKQLLQKLPSSNIMLLIYGSCALLFSPVATPQQLLTLNPLHLGMLLFCALNTVFAYGAFAESLEHWEASKVSAVLALAPLVTLVGMWGVSFFLPTLVAPERLTLLAVFGAILVVSGSMAIALGKSR is encoded by the coding sequence ATGCAACTTCATCAAAGTTCTGGTAGATGGCGTTTAGGATTAGCGCTATCTCTTCTAACAGTTTTCCTCTGGGGAATTCTACCCATTGCGCTGGTGGTAACGCTGCAAGAGATCGATGTCTACACTGTGACTTGGTTTCGCTTTTTGGTGGCTTTTGTTTTGCTCGGTTTGTATTTAGCAGGAAGGCAGCAATTACCACCAGTAGAAAAACTGCGATCGCTCCCCCTGAAATTGCTAGGTATTGCCATTGTCTATTTAGCGATTAACTACTTGCTTTTCCTGCAAGGATTGGCATACACTTCGCCATCTCACGCCGAAGTTTTAATTCAGCTTGCTCCCGTTTCAATGGGTTTAGGAGGCGTATTTGTTTTCAAGGAACGTTACACCCTACGCCAATGGATAGGCTTAGGTATTTTGACTTTAGGATTGGTTCTTTTCTTCAACGAACAATTACGAGCTTTCATTACAGAACCAACAAAATATCTCTTGGGTAGTGGTATGGTGTTAGTGGCAGGAGTGACGTGGGCTATTTATGCTTTGGCTCAAAAGCAATTGCTGCAAAAATTGCCTTCTTCTAATATCATGTTGCTGATTTATGGCAGTTGTGCATTATTGTTTAGTCCTGTTGCTACACCCCAACAGTTATTAACTCTCAATCCCTTACATTTGGGAATGCTGCTTTTTTGTGCTTTGAATACTGTATTCGCTTACGGTGCTTTTGCTGAATCTTTGGAACACTGGGAAGCATCAAAAGTAAGTGCAGTTTTGGCTTTAGCGCCCCTTGTAACTTTGGTGGGAATGTGGGGCGTGTCGTTTTTTCTACCTACTTTGGTTGCACCGGAACGCCTCACACTTTTGGCAGTGTTTGGGGCGATTTTGGTGGTATCTGGATCGATGGCGATCGCACTTGGCAAAAGTCGGTAA
- a CDS encoding serine/threonine-protein kinase produces the protein MNNSPDSSGPRPSRSRYQPSRELGRNSEGNIVTYLGKDNATNQPVILKRFLFGKSDLKASDNQVYQQQIKLLRGLNHPGIPRYLDSFQTADGFCLVQEYKEAKSLADPRSFEPDEIKRIAVSVLEILVYLHQQNPPVIHGNIKPENILFDEQLNVYLIDFGLTKIGSGTGFLAPEQQDNRQVTEAIDLYSLGATLISLLTKTQSTEINKLIDNKGKINFQNLVYQISLRWIEWIEKMVEPSLVNRYTKASAALKALKPIDAICIPEVKFISSNLEFTATKLGEKLTQTFNVSNSNMDAVLQGNWSVAPSSGDPRHPTGSHAWISFNPSKFQSNRTECKITVDTSKLIADKTYERQIILQTNSFPTNHSLVIKVKTAPLAILKLPLISLALLFVIASFGGLAGAALLGKDGAANWLILILGLGVGSVAGGAAAFSATSLLKRIIGMIGGLAAIVGFLPVMGSDVDVIVGFFLGLIIAALGGVVVKNHLERKFPLELAAIISILTAGLGMSLGTEFIDGLLNPFVMLALAGTGLPLAAVIMRLHLQNKTLVDNYRKSERYLIKP, from the coding sequence ATGAACAACTCGCCAGACTCTTCGGGTCCCCGCCCCTCCCGCAGCCGCTATCAGCCCAGCCGAGAACTAGGGCGAAATAGCGAAGGTAATATAGTCACCTATCTGGGGAAGGATAATGCTACTAATCAGCCAGTTATCCTGAAGCGGTTTTTGTTCGGTAAATCTGACTTGAAAGCGTCTGACAACCAGGTTTATCAGCAACAAATTAAACTGCTGCGCGGTCTAAATCATCCCGGCATCCCGCGTTATTTAGATTCATTTCAGACAGCCGATGGTTTTTGTCTGGTGCAGGAATACAAAGAGGCGAAATCATTAGCCGATCCGCGCAGTTTTGAACCTGATGAAATCAAGCGCATAGCAGTTTCTGTTTTAGAGATTTTGGTGTATTTACACCAGCAAAATCCACCTGTAATTCATGGAAATATTAAACCAGAAAATATCTTATTTGATGAGCAACTAAATGTTTATTTGATAGATTTTGGCTTAACTAAAATAGGATCTGGTACAGGTTTTCTGGCTCCCGAACAGCAAGATAATCGCCAAGTTACAGAAGCTATCGATTTATATAGTCTAGGCGCAACGCTGATTTCTTTGCTGACTAAAACCCAATCCACAGAAATTAATAAGTTAATTGATAACAAGGGAAAGATTAATTTTCAGAATTTAGTTTATCAAATTAGCTTGCGGTGGATAGAGTGGATAGAAAAAATGGTTGAGCCATCATTAGTCAACCGTTACACTAAAGCATCTGCTGCATTAAAAGCACTCAAGCCAATTGATGCTATCTGCATACCAGAAGTTAAATTTATTTCATCTAACCTGGAATTTACAGCTACTAAATTGGGTGAAAAACTGACTCAAACTTTCAACGTTAGTAACTCGAATATGGATGCTGTGTTGCAAGGTAATTGGTCAGTCGCACCCTCAAGCGGCGATCCGCGTCATCCGACTGGATCTCATGCTTGGATAAGTTTTAATCCCTCCAAATTTCAAAGTAACAGGACTGAGTGCAAAATTACGGTTGATACTAGCAAATTGATCGCTGATAAAACTTATGAACGTCAAATAATATTGCAAACCAATTCTTTCCCGACAAACCATTCTTTAGTTATTAAAGTAAAAACTGCTCCCCTGGCTATTCTCAAACTGCCGCTTATTTCCCTAGCTTTGCTGTTTGTAATTGCTTCATTTGGCGGTCTTGCTGGTGCGGCATTGCTCGGTAAAGATGGGGCAGCTAACTGGTTAATATTAATCCTTGGGCTGGGAGTTGGTAGTGTGGCAGGAGGGGCGGCGGCATTTTCTGCCACATCTTTATTGAAGAGGATAATAGGCATGATAGGCGGTCTGGCAGCTATAGTTGGGTTTCTGCCTGTAATGGGATCTGATGTTGATGTGATCGTGGGATTTTTTCTGGGGTTAATAATTGCTGCGTTGGGGGGAGTTGTGGTCAAAAATCATCTGGAAAGGAAGTTTCCATTAGAATTGGCTGCAATAATTTCTATCCTCACAGCAGGGTTAGGGATGAGTTTGGGAACGGAATTTATAGATGGATTATTGAATCCATTTGTGATGCTGGCTTTGGCAGGAACGGGTTTACCGTTAGCTGCTGTTATTATGCGGCTGCATTTGCAGAATAAGACTTTGGTTGATAACTATCGAAAATCTGAGCGATATCTGATTAAGCCTTAG
- the ligA gene encoding NAD-dependent DNA ligase LigA has product MSQVTPEVKQRIEQLRQKLQEASYAYYVLDNPIMEDTIYDRLYRELQELETQYPYLISPDSLTQRVGERPATQFSSVKHNIPLYSLENAFNIDEFATWQERWRRLKPNIDSFEYVCELKIDGSALAITYENGVLLRGATRGDGVTGEEITQNVRTIRSIPLRLNLENPPPRLEVRGEAFLALDVFAQINREREQAGEQLFANPRNAAAGTLRQLDSRIVAKRRLDFFAYTLHIPGRDDVDVAQTQWDSLELLQKMGFRVNPNRKVCRSLQEVREYYEYWDTERLNLPYMTDGVVVKLNSLQLQEQLGFTQKFPRWAVALKYAAEEAPTRVEAISVNVGRTGALTPLAELTPVQLAGTTVSRATLHNIDYVRSLDIRVGDTVIIHKAGEIIPEVLRVLPELRPSGTKPFEMPTCCPVCNQPVVKLQSEAVTRCVNASCPAILKGALVHWASRDALDINGLGEKLVQQMVDKAVVQSVADLYDLTTEKMMSLERMGKKLAEKLVNAIDRSKTQPWSRVLYGLGIRHVGSVNAQTLTQKFTTVEQLAQASAASIEGVYGIGPEIAQSVYQWFRVPANQTLIQRLETAALQLASQEAPLSSPSSTGGKVSGKTFVITGTLPTLKRDEAKELIQKAGGKVTNSVSSKTDYLVVGEEAGSKLQKAEELAITRLSEAELLEMLEN; this is encoded by the coding sequence TAATCCAATTATGGAGGACACAATTTACGATCGCCTCTACCGGGAACTGCAAGAACTAGAAACCCAATATCCGTATCTGATATCGCCAGATAGCCTGACTCAGCGCGTGGGAGAACGCCCTGCAACCCAATTTTCCTCGGTAAAGCATAATATTCCGCTCTACAGCCTGGAAAATGCTTTCAATATTGATGAATTTGCAACTTGGCAAGAGCGTTGGCGCAGGCTAAAACCGAACATCGATTCTTTTGAATACGTCTGCGAACTGAAAATCGACGGTTCTGCTTTAGCGATAACCTACGAAAATGGCGTACTGCTGAGGGGTGCAACTAGAGGCGACGGCGTTACCGGGGAAGAGATTACCCAGAATGTGCGGACAATTCGTTCCATCCCCCTGCGATTGAACTTAGAAAATCCTCCACCCCGCCTAGAAGTGCGCGGAGAAGCGTTTTTAGCCTTAGATGTGTTTGCACAAATCAATCGAGAACGAGAACAAGCAGGCGAACAATTATTTGCCAATCCCCGCAATGCAGCAGCTGGCACATTGCGGCAATTAGATTCTCGCATTGTGGCAAAACGACGGCTCGATTTCTTTGCTTACACGCTGCATATTCCCGGTAGGGATGATGTCGATGTCGCCCAAACTCAGTGGGATTCGTTAGAATTGCTGCAAAAAATGGGTTTCCGTGTGAATCCGAATCGAAAAGTCTGTCGTTCTTTGCAAGAAGTTCGGGAATATTACGAATATTGGGATACTGAACGGCTGAATTTACCTTACATGACGGATGGCGTTGTGGTAAAGCTGAATTCCCTCCAACTTCAGGAACAGCTCGGTTTTACCCAAAAGTTCCCCCGTTGGGCAGTGGCGCTGAAATACGCCGCCGAGGAAGCGCCGACTCGCGTGGAAGCCATCAGTGTTAATGTGGGAAGGACGGGGGCGCTGACGCCACTGGCAGAACTTACGCCGGTGCAGTTGGCGGGAACGACGGTTTCGCGGGCTACCCTGCACAATATTGATTATGTGCGATCGCTCGATATCCGCGTTGGCGATACCGTAATTATCCACAAAGCTGGCGAAATTATCCCGGAAGTCCTGCGCGTACTCCCCGAACTTCGCCCATCCGGTACAAAACCCTTTGAAATGCCGACTTGTTGCCCCGTCTGCAATCAGCCGGTGGTAAAGTTGCAAAGTGAGGCGGTGACGCGCTGCGTAAATGCTTCTTGCCCAGCCATACTAAAAGGAGCGTTAGTTCACTGGGCAAGTCGGGATGCGCTGGATATTAACGGTTTGGGGGAAAAACTGGTGCAGCAGATGGTGGATAAAGCTGTAGTGCAATCTGTTGCGGATTTGTACGATTTAACCACAGAAAAGATGATGTCCTTGGAAAGGATGGGGAAGAAGTTAGCTGAGAAACTTGTGAATGCGATCGATCGATCGAAAACCCAACCTTGGTCTAGAGTACTCTACGGTTTGGGAATTCGCCACGTTGGCAGCGTCAACGCCCAAACTTTAACACAAAAATTTACCACAGTTGAACAATTGGCTCAAGCGTCGGCAGCATCTATTGAAGGAGTTTATGGCATCGGGCCAGAAATTGCTCAATCTGTATATCAGTGGTTCCGAGTTCCCGCCAATCAAACTTTAATTCAACGACTAGAAACTGCTGCTTTGCAACTTGCTAGTCAAGAAGCACCCCTTTCATCCCCCTCGTCAACCGGGGGGAAAGTTAGCGGCAAAACTTTTGTAATTACCGGAACTTTGCCAACTCTGAAGCGAGATGAAGCAAAAGAACTAATTCAAAAGGCTGGTGGGAAAGTAACAAATTCCGTAAGTTCCAAAACCGATTACTTAGTTGTTGGTGAAGAAGCTGGTTCCAAACTACAAAAAGCTGAAGAGTTAGCAATCACCCGATTGTCGGAAGCCGAACTTTTGGAAATGTTGGAAAATTGA
- a CDS encoding CU044_2847 family protein produces MDKLTPIELEDGTIIYIEATEDVDTSNINTQGNESEERGRTARGGVTDQQARMMQNFQAIESTIRTYTNHTLSAFKAVTTGNITKVTLEFGIKIGGEMGIPYITKGTAESNLKIKVECDFRKSETSVSSDSDDD; encoded by the coding sequence ATGGATAAACTAACACCAATTGAGTTAGAAGACGGAACAATTATCTATATTGAAGCGACAGAAGATGTCGATACTTCTAACATCAATACCCAAGGAAACGAATCAGAAGAACGCGGACGAACTGCCAGGGGTGGTGTCACAGATCAACAAGCTAGAATGATGCAAAACTTTCAAGCGATCGAAAGCACCATTCGCACTTATACCAATCATACTTTAAGCGCTTTCAAAGCAGTTACCACAGGCAACATTACCAAAGTTACCCTTGAATTCGGCATTAAAATTGGCGGTGAAATGGGTATTCCTTATATTACCAAAGGTACAGCCGAAAGCAACCTAAAAATCAAAGTCGAGTGTGATTTTAGGAAAAGCGAAACATCTGTTAGTTCCGACTCAGATGATGATTGA
- a CDS encoding caspase family protein — MSRDALVVGINSYDRLNPLNAPAADAESIAQLLTNFGDFRVRRLPEAVKDGTVTVGKKTKVSVGELEDALIQLFNPEGKNIPETALLYFSGHGLRKVKGGMQEGFLATSEVNPNLGFYGLSLQWLRRLLQESPVKQQIIWLDCCHSGELLNFEEGDPGDRGKGRDRCFIAASREFEVAYEEISGNHGVLTSTLLQGLDPTQHLEGVITNYTLVDFINSSLKTATQKPIFANSGGKIILTGKQQEITQTVEGGICPYKGLSYFDCNEEDPKYFYGRTALTDELLDKVREGNFIAILGASGSGKSSVVRAGLLHQLKLGQRLSGSDSWKIYIFRPGEHPLKSLAAVFVEPELSTIERASQLQKAEELIGLGAVGLKRLVAAANSRVVLLVDQFEEIFTVCKDNTERQQFLECLLGEDPPLPPLRRGDEQLGDPPLPPLRKGDEQDEISPLPLSKLSIILTMRADFFGKCAEQEYAGLAKKIQENLITVTPMTAEELEQAITEPAKQVGLEVERELVTLMLADVEGSPGSLPLLQYTLTELWQRRTMNRLVLSTYTKLGGLKGTLQKRADEIYESFSDEEKLAAKRIFLELTQLGEGTEDTRRQVRIADLVAPPDPPKSGGEEKRVSGLVPPRIGGLGGRPPRIGGLGGQLSNNLIQQTIQKLADAKLIVTSTLIAKGSNSAQVAVVDVAHESLIRYWPKLRQWLNENRETLRQKRTIEAAAQEWEEKGKGADYLLQGLRLAEAENFLGQSNHTVSLTAVAREFVAKSIQRQRNNRRRTIGIVAGVMALLTGFGGFAAVNWSTAEKGKANAQGIVLNLSSQKLFPLGLEFDALIEAIKAGKLVKKGGEEADTKMQVIPSLAQLVHDVKNYNNLVGDSDWVFSVSFSPDGQTIASGSRDNTIKLWSREGKELATLKGHSREVISVSFSPDGQTIASGSNDNTIKLWSRDGKELATLKGHSSAVSSVSFSPDGKTLASGSYDKTIILWNFDLDNLLGRSCNWLRDYLKNPNNGMTENDERRRVCDGIGTNS; from the coding sequence ATGAGCCGAGATGCTTTGGTGGTAGGGATTAATAGTTACGATCGCCTAAATCCGCTCAACGCACCAGCGGCGGATGCAGAGTCGATCGCGCAACTGCTGACCAATTTTGGCGATTTTCGCGTCCGCAGGCTACCGGAGGCCGTCAAAGACGGTACTGTTACCGTAGGGAAGAAAACTAAAGTCTCCGTTGGCGAACTGGAAGATGCGCTGATCCAGCTATTTAATCCTGAAGGCAAGAATATCCCAGAAACGGCTTTGTTGTACTTTTCGGGACATGGACTGCGGAAAGTTAAAGGGGGAATGCAAGAAGGATTTTTAGCTACTAGCGAGGTTAACCCCAATTTAGGATTTTATGGCTTATCGCTGCAATGGTTAAGGCGATTATTGCAGGAAAGTCCGGTAAAACAGCAGATAATTTGGCTAGATTGCTGTCATAGCGGGGAATTGCTCAATTTTGAGGAAGGAGATCCGGGGGATAGGGGGAAGGGACGCGATCGCTGTTTTATCGCCGCCTCCCGCGAATTTGAGGTAGCTTATGAAGAGATAAGCGGAAATCATGGCGTACTCACCTCTACATTATTGCAAGGACTTGACCCCACCCAGCATCTAGAAGGAGTAATAACAAACTACACGCTGGTAGATTTTATCAATTCTTCCTTGAAAACTGCCACCCAGAAACCGATTTTTGCTAATTCTGGCGGTAAGATTATCCTGACAGGTAAACAACAAGAAATTACCCAGACAGTTGAGGGTGGGATTTGCCCTTATAAAGGTTTATCTTATTTTGATTGTAATGAAGAAGATCCCAAATATTTTTATGGTCGAACCGCATTAACTGACGAATTATTAGATAAAGTAAGAGAAGGTAATTTTATCGCAATATTAGGAGCATCGGGAAGCGGTAAATCTTCCGTTGTGAGAGCGGGATTATTGCATCAATTAAAGTTAGGTCAGAGATTATCGGGAAGCGATAGTTGGAAAATTTATATTTTCCGACCGGGTGAACATCCGCTGAAGAGTTTAGCGGCAGTATTTGTAGAACCGGAATTATCGACAATTGAACGCGCCTCACAGTTACAAAAAGCTGAAGAATTGATCGGGTTAGGTGCTGTTGGGTTAAAGCGTTTGGTTGCAGCAGCTAACAGTCGGGTGGTGTTGCTGGTAGATCAATTTGAGGAAATTTTTACTGTTTGTAAGGATAACACGGAACGGCAACAATTTTTGGAGTGTTTGTTGGGAGAAGATCCCCCCTTACCCCCCTTAAGAAGGGGGGATGAACAACTGGGAGATCCCCCCTTACCCCCCTTAAGAAAGGGGGATGAACAAGATGAAATATCGCCTCTCCCACTCTCCAAATTATCCATAATTCTGACTATGCGTGCTGATTTCTTTGGCAAATGTGCAGAACAGGAATATGCAGGATTAGCTAAAAAGATCCAGGAAAATTTGATAACGGTAACGCCGATGACGGCGGAGGAATTAGAACAAGCAATTACTGAACCTGCGAAACAAGTTGGTTTGGAAGTGGAACGGGAATTAGTAACGCTTATGCTTGCGGATGTAGAAGGTTCTCCCGGTAGTTTGCCGCTATTGCAATATACGCTAACGGAACTTTGGCAGCGACGAACGATGAATCGATTGGTGCTATCTACTTATACTAAATTGGGTGGATTGAAGGGAACGCTGCAAAAACGCGCTGATGAAATTTATGAATCTTTTTCCGATGAGGAAAAGTTGGCAGCAAAGCGGATTTTTTTGGAACTGACGCAACTGGGAGAAGGAACGGAAGATACGCGCCGACAAGTGCGAATTGCAGATTTAGTCGCCCCCCCCGACCCCCCCAAATCTGGGGGCGAAGAAAAACGAGTGTCGGGTCTTGTCCCCCCCAGGATTGGGGGGTTAGGGGGGCGACCACCCAGGATTGGGGGGTTAGGGGGGCAATTATCAAACAACTTAATACAGCAGACAATTCAGAAATTAGCGGATGCTAAGTTAATTGTCACCAGTACTTTAATTGCCAAAGGTTCAAATTCAGCACAAGTAGCAGTAGTAGATGTAGCGCACGAAAGTTTGATTCGCTATTGGCCAAAATTGCGGCAGTGGTTGAATGAAAACAGGGAGACGCTGAGACAAAAACGGACTATAGAAGCAGCAGCGCAAGAGTGGGAAGAGAAGGGAAAAGGGGCTGATTATTTACTACAAGGTTTAAGACTGGCGGAAGCTGAGAATTTTTTGGGGCAGTCAAATCATACAGTTTCTTTGACAGCGGTGGCGCGAGAGTTTGTGGCCAAAAGTATTCAGCGACAACGTAATAACCGTCGCCGCACTATTGGGATAGTGGCGGGAGTGATGGCTTTGCTGACTGGTTTTGGTGGTTTTGCAGCGGTTAATTGGTCAACAGCAGAAAAGGGAAAGGCAAATGCACAAGGTATTGTGCTGAATTTATCTTCACAAAAGTTGTTTCCTTTGGGGTTAGAGTTTGATGCTTTGATAGAAGCTATAAAAGCAGGGAAACTTGTGAAGAAAGGAGGAGAAGAAGCAGATACCAAAATGCAGGTTATACCTTCGTTAGCGCAGCTAGTGCATGATGTAAAAAACTACAACAATTTGGTGGGGGATAGCGATTGGGTATTTAGCGTCAGTTTCAGCCCCGATGGTCAAACTATCGCTTCTGGTAGTAGGGACAACACCATCAAACTCTGGAGTCGAGAGGGTAAGGAATTAGCGACCCTCAAAGGGCATAGCCGTGAGGTAATTAGCGTCAGTTTCAGCCCCGATGGTCAAACTATCGCTTCTGGTAGTAATGACAACACCATCAAACTCTGGAGTCGAGACGGTAAGGAATTAGCGACCCTCAAAGGGCATAGCAGTGCGGTAAGTAGCGTCAGTTTCAGCCCCGATGGTAAAACTCTCGCTTCTGGTAGTTATGACAAGACAATAATCCTATGGAATTTCGATTTAGATAATTTGCTAGGGCGCAGTTGCAATTGGTTGCGCGACTATCTGAAAAACCCGAATAATGGTATGACTGAAAATGATGAACGTCGCCGCGTTTGTGATGGGATAGGGACGAATAGTTAG